In Musa acuminata AAA Group cultivar baxijiao chromosome BXJ2-3, Cavendish_Baxijiao_AAA, whole genome shotgun sequence, the following proteins share a genomic window:
- the LOC135607435 gene encoding DEAD-box ATP-dependent RNA helicase 48-like, with protein sequence MASPAVLRERSRTLPKLLSHLALLRFMGGGPRTFPGGLNKWQYKRMHEKMAREKERRLLQQEKQLYHARLRTEIRAKSAGRTSGDSTDPASNSGGAMTSKEHIKALADRFMKAGAVDLWNEDDGPILSAPRRSHASGSVPPLDLRKLVAERRNVVESRAGRTSSSVGSFSKREYSTMPGRRNGMRSKMRWRNSSSDEDSESDARVVSNGNSMMELRDADRGTPKNSRLFPKFNIKSDGESEEDSGLMSRASAGKKIFSKAALRNYDMKNQRRVPRSIEECSDPSNEMQEIRDELWKKQAYAYDTTRHDAEEESLLTKKRFDECGVSPLTIKALTDAGYIRMTVVQEATLPVCLDGKDALVKAKTGTGKSAAFLLPAIETVTKATQSSINQRLPQIHVLIICPTRELAIQVAAEANVLLKHHVGIGVQTFTGGTRFKMDQKRLESNPCQIIVATPGRLLDHIENKSGFSVRLMGLKMLILDEADHLLDLGYRKDIEKIVDSVPRQRQSLLFSATFPREVCRISQLVLKRDHIFVDTVGLGCVETHAKVLQAYLIAPHQLHYHLVYNLLKEHMQQELDYKVIVFCTTAMGAAFMYVLLRDLKMNVREMHSRKPQLYRTRISDEFRESKCIILVTSDVSSRGMNYPDVTLVIQVGIPPDREQYIHRLGRTGRQGKDGKGILLLAPWEEYFMDQIKDLPIKKYQLLDLDSDTKQKVEDSIGRVDPSIKEAAYHAWLGYYNSIREVGRDKTTLADLANKFCHSIGLEKPPALFRRTALKMGLKGIPGIRVHK encoded by the exons ATGGCGTCCCCTGCCGTCCTTCGAGAACGTTCAAGAACGCTTCCGAAGCTCCTCTCCCACCTCGCCCTCCTCCGATTCATGGGAGGCGGCCCGCGTACGTTTCCCGGCGGCCTCAACAAGTGGCAGTACAAGCGGATGCACGAGAAGATGGCGAGGGAGAAGGAGCGCCGCCTCCTCCAGCAGGAGAAGCAGCTCTACCATGCTCGCCTCCGAACCGAGATCCGCGCCAAGAGCGCTGGGAGAACCTCCGGCGACTCCACCGATCCCGCCTCCAACTCCGGTGGCGCCATGACCTCCAAAGAGCACATCAAGGCCCTTGCTGATCGGTTTATGAAGGCCGGGGCAGTGGACCTCTGGAACGAGGATGACGGCCCCATCCTCTCTGCACCTCGTCGGTCCCATGCTTCGGGCTCCGTGCCGCCGCTTGATTTGAGGAAGCTTGTGGCGGAGCGACGGAACGTGGTTGAAAGTAGGGCCGGCCGGACAAGTTCGAGCGTGGGTTCTTTTAGTAAGAGGGAGTACTCGACGATGCCAGGGAGACGAAATGGGATGAGGTCGAAGATGAGGTGGAGGAATTCATCGAGCGATGAAGATTCCGAGTCAGATGCAAGGGTTGTTTCAAATGGAAATTCAATGATGGAGCTTCGCGATGCAGACAGGGGTACTCCAAAGAATTCACGACTGTTTCCTAAGTTTAACATCAAAAGTGACGGGGAGTCAGAGGAAGACTCAGGTTTGATGAGCAGGGCGAGTGCAGGGAAGAAGATATTTAGCAAAGCTGCTCTGAGGAACTATGATATGAAAAACCAGAGGAGGGTGCCTAGGAGCATTGAGGAGTGCAGTGATCCCTCTAATGAGATGCAGGAAATTCGTGATGAGTTGTGGAAGAAGCAGGCTTATGCATATGATACAACACGACATGATGCAGAGGAAGAATCACTTCTGACAAAAAAGCG ATTTGATGAGTGTGGCGTCTCTCCTCTGACAATTAAGGCACTCACTGATGCTGGATACATACGAATGACCGTTGTGCAAGAGGCGACACTTCCTGTCTGTCTTGATG GTAAGGATGCTCTAGTGAAAGCAAAAACAGGCACAGGCAAAAGTGCTGCTTTTCTG CTTCCTGCAATTGAAACAGTCACCAAGGCAACACAAAGCAGCATAAACCAGCGGCTACCTCAAATTCATGTTCTTATTATTTGTCCCACAAGGGagcttgccattcaagttgcagcTGAGGCAAATGTTCTGTTAAAACACCATGTTGGAATTGGTGTTCAAACATTTACTGGAGGGACAAGGTTCAAGATGGATCAGAAACGTCTCGAATCAAATCCTTGCCAG ATTATAGTGGCAACACCTGGCAGATTATTGGATCACATAGAAAACAAGTCTGGGTTTTCTGTACGTTTGATGGGTTTGAAGATGCTTATACTTGATGAAGCGGACCACTTGTTAGACTTAGGATATAGAAAGGACATAGAGAAGATTGTTGATTCTGTGCCACGCCAGAGGCAGTCCTTATTGTTTTCTGCTACATTTCCTAGAGAG GTATGCCGAATATCACAGCTTGTCTTGAAACGAGATCATATCTTTGTCGATACAGTTGGCTTGGGATGCGTGGAAACTCATGCAAAG GTTCTGCAGGCATATCTTATTGCACCTCATCAACTGCATTATCACTTGGTGTATAATCTTCTGAAGGAACACATGCAACAAGAGTTAGACTATAAG GTAATTGTATTTTGTACAACTGCTATGGGAGCGGCTTTTATGTACGTGCTTCTCCgagacttgaaaatgaatgtcagggAAATGCATTCTAGGAAGCCACAACTTTATCGAACTCGTATATCTGATGAGTTCCGTGAATCAAAGTGCATAATTCTTGTAACCTCTGATGTTTCTTCTCGTGGGATGAATTATCCTGATGTCACTCTAGTCATTCAG GTTGGCATTCCTCCTGATCGTGAACAATACATACATCGACTTGGAAGGACAGGACGTCAAGGCAAAGATGGAAAGGGCATTCTATTGCTTGCACCATGGGAAGAATATTTCATGGATCAGATAAAAGATCTTCCCATCAAGAAGTATCAACTTCTGGATCTTGATTCAGACACAAAACAGAAG GTTGAGGATTCCATTGGAAGAGTTGACCCAAGCATCAAGGAAGCAGCATATCATGCCTGGCTTGGATATTATAACTCTATTAGGGAAGTAGGAAGAGATAAAACCACGCTGGCTGACCTGGCAAACAAGTTTTGTCATTCCATTGGTTTAGAGAAGCCTCCAGCGCTCTTCAGGAGAACAGCTTTGAAGATGGGATTGAAGGGCATTCCTGGCATTCGAGTTCATAA
- the LOC103978257 gene encoding catalase isozyme A isoform X2 — protein MDPYKFRPSSSFDTNFTTTNAGAPVWNDDQALTVGSRGPILLEDYHLIEKVAHFARERIPERVVHARGASAKGFFECTHDVTHLSCADFLRAPGVQTPVIVRFSTVIHERGSPETIRDPRGFAVKFYTREGNWDLLGNNFPVFFIRDGIKFPDVIHAFKPNPKSHIQEYWRVFDFLSHHPESLHTFFFLFDDVGVPSDYRHMEGFGVNTYTFINKEGKVNYVKFHWKPTCGVKCLLEDEAIVVGGKNHSHATQDLYDSIAAGNYPEWKLFVQVMDPDQEDRYDYDPLDDTKTWPEDLLPLQPVGRLVLNRNIDNFFAENEQLAFGPGLVVPGIYYSDDKMLQCRIFAYADTQRYRLGPNYLMLPVNAPKCALHNNHYDGPMNFVQRDEEVDYFPSRHSTLRHAEKFPIPNRVVTGRREKTVIPKQNDFMQPGERYRSWESDRQERFIRRWAEALRHPKVSYELRSIWISYLSQCDATLGQRVANHLNMRPNM, from the exons ATGGATCCTTACAAG TTCCGGCCTTCGAGCTCTTTCGACACCAACTTTACCACCACAAATGCCGGTGCACCTGTATGGAATGATGACCAAGCTCTCACCGTGGGATCCAGAG GGCCAATCCTGCTGGAGGACTACCATTTGATCGAGAAGGTAGCGCACTTCGCTCGGGAGCGAATTCCGGAGCGCGTCGTCCATGCACGCGGCGCCAGTGCAAAGGGCTTCTTCGAGTGCACTCACGACGTCACTCACCTCAGCTGCGCCGACTTCCTCCGGGCGCCCGGCGTCCAGACTCCCGTTATCGTCCGCTTCTCCACCGTCATCCACGAGCGCGGTAGCCCCGAAACCATCAGAGACCCCCGAGGTTTCGCCGTCAAGTTCTACACCAGAGAG GGCAACTGGGATCTCCTGGGGAACAACTTTCCCGTCTTCTTCATTCGCGACGGCATCAAGTTCCCGGACGTGATCCACGCCTTCAAGCCCAACCCCAAATCCCACATCCAAGAGTACTGGAGGGTGTTCGACTTCCTGTCGCACCACCCCGAGAGCCTGCACACCTTCTTCTTCCTGTTCGACGATGTCGGCGTTCCGTCCGACTACCGCCATATGGAGGGCTTCGGCGTCAACACCTACACCTTCATCAACAAGGAAGGGAAGGTGAACTACGTGAAGTTCCACTGGAAGCCCACATGCGGCGTCAAGTGCCTGCTGGAGGACGAGGCGATCGTCGTCGGGGGCAAGAACCACAGCCATGCCACCCAGGATCTCTACGATTCCATCGCCGCCGGAAACTACCCGGAGTGGAAGCTCTTCGTCCAAGTCATGGATCCGGATCAGGAGGACCGGTACGACTACGATCCGCTCGACGACACCAAGACGTGGCCGGAGGACCTCTTGCCGCTGCAGCCGGTCGGAAGGCTGGTCTTGAACCGGAACATCGACAACTTCTTCGCGGAGAACGAGCAGCTGGCGTTCGGCCCGGGCCTGGTCGTGCCCGGCATCTACTACTCCGACGACAAAATGCTTCAGTGCAGGATCTTCGCCTACGCCGACACGCAGCGGTACCGCCTCGGCCCCAACTACCTGATGCTGCCGGTGAACGCCCCCAAGTGTGCTCTCCACAACAATCACTACGACGGACCGATGAACTTCGTGCAAAGGGACGAAGAA GTCGATTACTTCCCTTCAAGACATTCTACTCTACGTCATGCAGAGAAATTTCCTATTCCAAATCGCGTCGTCACTGGCAGGCGTGAGAAG ACTGTGATTCCTAAGCAAAATGATTTCATGCAACCTGGAGAGCGTTACCGTTCCTGGGAATCTGACAG GCAAGAGCGGTTCATCCGCCGTTGGGCTGAGGCATTACGCCACCCGAAGGTCAGCTATGAGCTCCGCAGCATCTGGATATCGTACCTGTCACAG TGCGACGCAACGCTGGGACAGAGGGTGGCGAATCACCTCAACATGAGACCAAACATGTGA
- the LOC103978257 gene encoding catalase isozyme A isoform X1 produces the protein MDPYKFRPSSSFDTNFTTTNAGAPVWNDDQALTVGSRGPILLEDYHLIEKVAHFARERIPERVVHARGASAKGFFECTHDVTHLSCADFLRAPGVQTPVIVRFSTVIHERGSPETIRDPRGFAVKFYTREGNWDLLGNNFPVFFIRDGIKFPDVIHAFKPNPKSHIQEYWRVFDFLSHHPESLHTFFFLFDDVGVPSDYRHMEGFGVNTYTFINKEGKVNYVKFHWKPTCGVKCLLEDEAIVVGGKNHSHATQDLYDSIAAGNYPEWKLFVQVMDPDQEDRYDYDPLDDTKTWPEDLLPLQPVGRLVLNRNIDNFFAENEQLAFGPGLVVPGIYYSDDKMLQCRIFAYADTQRYRLGPNYLMLPVNAPKCALHNNHYDGPMNFVQRDEEVDYFPSRHSTLRHAEKFPIPNRVVTGRREKTVIPKQNDFMQPGERYRSWESDRYCHCYSPFDLYMSFAFFVHLFISGKSGSSAVGLRHYATRRSAMSSAASGYRTCHSATQRWDRGWRITST, from the exons ATGGATCCTTACAAG TTCCGGCCTTCGAGCTCTTTCGACACCAACTTTACCACCACAAATGCCGGTGCACCTGTATGGAATGATGACCAAGCTCTCACCGTGGGATCCAGAG GGCCAATCCTGCTGGAGGACTACCATTTGATCGAGAAGGTAGCGCACTTCGCTCGGGAGCGAATTCCGGAGCGCGTCGTCCATGCACGCGGCGCCAGTGCAAAGGGCTTCTTCGAGTGCACTCACGACGTCACTCACCTCAGCTGCGCCGACTTCCTCCGGGCGCCCGGCGTCCAGACTCCCGTTATCGTCCGCTTCTCCACCGTCATCCACGAGCGCGGTAGCCCCGAAACCATCAGAGACCCCCGAGGTTTCGCCGTCAAGTTCTACACCAGAGAG GGCAACTGGGATCTCCTGGGGAACAACTTTCCCGTCTTCTTCATTCGCGACGGCATCAAGTTCCCGGACGTGATCCACGCCTTCAAGCCCAACCCCAAATCCCACATCCAAGAGTACTGGAGGGTGTTCGACTTCCTGTCGCACCACCCCGAGAGCCTGCACACCTTCTTCTTCCTGTTCGACGATGTCGGCGTTCCGTCCGACTACCGCCATATGGAGGGCTTCGGCGTCAACACCTACACCTTCATCAACAAGGAAGGGAAGGTGAACTACGTGAAGTTCCACTGGAAGCCCACATGCGGCGTCAAGTGCCTGCTGGAGGACGAGGCGATCGTCGTCGGGGGCAAGAACCACAGCCATGCCACCCAGGATCTCTACGATTCCATCGCCGCCGGAAACTACCCGGAGTGGAAGCTCTTCGTCCAAGTCATGGATCCGGATCAGGAGGACCGGTACGACTACGATCCGCTCGACGACACCAAGACGTGGCCGGAGGACCTCTTGCCGCTGCAGCCGGTCGGAAGGCTGGTCTTGAACCGGAACATCGACAACTTCTTCGCGGAGAACGAGCAGCTGGCGTTCGGCCCGGGCCTGGTCGTGCCCGGCATCTACTACTCCGACGACAAAATGCTTCAGTGCAGGATCTTCGCCTACGCCGACACGCAGCGGTACCGCCTCGGCCCCAACTACCTGATGCTGCCGGTGAACGCCCCCAAGTGTGCTCTCCACAACAATCACTACGACGGACCGATGAACTTCGTGCAAAGGGACGAAGAA GTCGATTACTTCCCTTCAAGACATTCTACTCTACGTCATGCAGAGAAATTTCCTATTCCAAATCGCGTCGTCACTGGCAGGCGTGAGAAG ACTGTGATTCCTAAGCAAAATGATTTCATGCAACCTGGAGAGCGTTACCGTTCCTGGGAATCTGACAGGTACTGCCATTGTTATTCTCCCTTCGATCTTTACATGTCGTTTGCCTTTTTCGTTCATCTGTTTATCTCAGGCAAGAGCGGTTCATCCGCCGTTGGGCTGAGGCATTACGCCACCCGAAGGTCAGCTATGAGCTCCGCAGCATCTGGATATCGTACCTGTCACAG TGCGACGCAACGCTGGGACAGAGGGTGGCGAATCACCTCAACATGA
- the LOC103978274 gene encoding molybdate transporter 1-like yields MATNAVNPCDGDTVEDKPDRGIPATIVAAARANLLLRSRWAEVNGALGDLGTYIPIIMALALAKDLDLGTTLVFTGVYNIITGFIYGVPMPVQPMKSIAAVAISTASFGVPEIMAAGICTSAVVFLLGATRLMELAYKFIPLPVVRGIQLAQGLSFAMTAVKYVRYDQDLAKGKASGDRRWMGLDGLVLAIAATVFVVIVNGAGEAAEQGREEQVIHEQGGGRRRAKSWRKVIFSVPSAVVVFVLGIILAIIREPGVVKELKAGPSRIHVVKISKHAWKEGFIKGAVPQLPLSVLNSVIAVCKLTTDLFPDKVASATSVSITVGLMNLVGCWFGAMPCCHGAGGLAGQYKFGGRSGACVALLGAAKLAVGLVLGGSLLRLLVEFPVGLLGVLLLFAGVELAMAARDMSSKAESFVMLICAAVSLVGSSAALGFVCGIVAHVLVVVRRLLTTDRNM; encoded by the coding sequence ATGGCCACCAACGCGGTCAACCCCTGCGATGGCGATACCGTCGAGGACAAGCCGGATCGCGGTATCCCCGCGACGATCGTCGCTGCGGCCCGCGCCAACCTTCTCTTACGGTCGAGGTGGGCGGAGGTCAACGGCGCCTTGGGTGACCTGGGCACCTACATCCCCATCATCATGGCCCTGGCGCTCGCCAAGGACCTCGACCTCGGCACCACCCTCGTCTTCACCGGCGTCTACAACATCATCACCGGCTTCATCTACGGCGTGCCCATGCCTGTCCAGCCCATGAAGTCCATCGCGGCCGTGGCCATCTCCACCGCGAGCTTCGGCGTGCCGGAGATCATGGCCGCCGGAATATGCACCTCCGCGGTGGTGTTTTTGCTGGGTGCAACTCGTCTCATGGAGCTTGCGTACAAGTTCATCCCCCTCCCCGTTGTTCGCGGCATTCAGCTGGCTCAAGGCCTGTCCTTCGCGATGACCGCCGTCAAGTACGTCAGGTACGACCAGGATCTCGCCAAAGGCAAGGCTTCTGGCGACAGGCGTTGGATGGGCCTCGACGGCTTGGTCTTGGCCATAGCGGCCACCGTGTTCGTCGTGATCGTCAACGGTGCTGGTGAGGCAGCAGAACAGGGTCGGGAGGAGCAAGTCATCCATGAACAAGGCGGAGGACGAAGAAGAGCCAAGTCTTGGAGGAAAGTGATATTCTCTGTTCCTTCAGCTGTTGTTGTCTTCGTGCTCGGCATAATCTTAGCTATAATAAGGGAGCCCGGCGTGGTGAAAGAGTTGAAAGCAGGTCCATCGCGCATCCACGTAGTGAAGATCTCCAAGCACGCATGGAAGGAAGGATTCATCAAGGGCGCAGTGCCGCAGCTGCCGCTGTCGGTGCTCAACTCCGTGATCGCGGTGTGCAAGCTGACGACCGACTTGTTCCCCGACAAGGTCGCATCGGCGACGTCGGTGTCGATCACGGTAGGGCTGATGAACCTGGTGGGCTGCTGGTTCGGGGCGATGCCGTGCTGCCACGGCGCGGGGGGACTGGCGGGGCAGTACAAGTTCGGCGGGCGGTCCGGCGCGTGCGTGGCTCTGCTGGGGGCGGCGAAGCTGGCGGTGGGGCTGGTGCTGGGGGGTTCGCTGCTGAGGCTGCTGGTGGAGTTCCCGGTGGGGCTGCTGGGCGTACTGCTGCTGTTCGCCGGGGTGGAATTGGCCATGGCGGCGAGGGACATGTCGAGCAAGGCGGAGTCGTTCGTGATGCTCATCTGCGCCGCGGTGTCGCTGGTCGGCTCCAGCGCCGCGCTCGGGTTCGTGTGCGGCATAGTGGCGCACGTGTTGGTCGTGGTGAGAAGGCTGCTGACGACTGATCGTAACATGTGA
- the LOC135606481 gene encoding glucan endo-1,3-beta-glucosidase-like, with the protein MAAAISTLSILLMVWTIKAVDGAGIGISYGRAASNLPPPVQVAQFLAHSTTFDCVKLFDADPATVQAFANTDLAVDVTVPNDLVANLTDLRFAHKWVRTNIVPRVDDTNIARILVGNEVISTANRSLVSSLVPAMQNLHTVLTSLPLQHRIKVASPQSLGVLSTSNPPSTGKFREGRVAEVMRPLLSFLRATGSPFMVNAYPFFGFAVDTLDYALFRPNPGVEDQNTGLVYSNMLDGQLDAVFSAMKRLGFDDVDIVISETGWPSVGDPRELGVNVDNARDYNKNLVQHVSSGTGTPLMPNRTFEAYIFSLFEENLKPGPLSQRNFGLFHPDLLPVYDIGVLTTEMGGQATAPVQTLNPTPSDSKRWCIPKPNTDVLLLQQNVEYVCGQGIDCTPIQSGGVCYFPDTVPAHAAFLMNEYYQTFGRNAFDCDFGRTGMITAIDPSYGSCVYSS; encoded by the exons atggccgcagccatttCCACTCTCTCCATCCTCCTCATGGTTTGGACGATCAAAG CTGTTGATGGAGCCGGCATTGGCATCAGCTACGGCAGAGCCGCAAGCAATCTCCCCCCACCCGTCCAAGTCGCGCAGTTCCTCGCCCACAGCACCACCTTCGACTGCGTCAAACTCTTCGACGCCGACCCCGCCACCGTGCAGGCCTTCGCCAACACCGACCTCGCCGTCGACGTCACCGTGCCGAACGACCTCGTCGCCAACCTCACCGACCTCAGATTCGCCCACAAATGGGTGCGAACCAATATCGTCCCTCGTGTCGACGACACCAACATCGCCCGCATACTCGTCGGCAACGAGGTGATCTCCACGGCCAACAGGTCACTGGTCTCCAGCCTCGTGCCGGCCATGCAGAACCTGCACACCGTCCTCACCAGCTTGCCGCTGCAGCACCGCATCAAGGTCGCTTCCCCGCAGTCACTCGGCGTCCTCTCCACCTCCAACCCCCCGTCCACCGGAAAGTTCAGGGAAGGGCGTGTCGCCGAGGTGATGAGGCCGTTGCTGAGCTTCTTGAGAGCCACCGGCTCCCCTTTCATGGTGAACGCGTACCCGTTCTTCGGATTCGCCGTCGACACGCTCGACTACGCCCTGTTCCGGCCGAACCCCGGCGTGGAGGACCAGAACACGGGGCTGGTCTACTCCAACATGTTGGACGGGCAACTGGACGCCGTCTTCTCCGCCATGAAGCGCTTGGGCTTCGACGACGTCGACATCGTGATATCCGAGACGGGATGGCCGTCGGTCGGCGACCCACGGGAGCTCGGCGTCAACGTCGATAACGCCCGGGACTACAACAAGAACCTGGTGCAGCACGTCTCTTCCGGCACCGGCACGCCGCTCATGCCCAACCGCACCTTCGAGGCGTACATCTTCTCGCTCTTCGAAGAGAACCTGAAGCCCGGGCCTCTCTCCCAGCGGAACTTCGGCCTGTTTCATCCTGATCTGCTGCCCGTCTACGATATCGGAGTCCTAACAACAGAG ATGGGAGGTCAGGCCACTGCTCCAGTGCAAACACTGAACCCAACACCCTCCGATTCAAAGCGATGGTGCATTCCGAAGCCGAACACCGACGTCCTGTTGTTGCAGCAGAACGTCGAGTATGTCTGTGGGCAAGGCATCGACTGCACTCCGATTCAATCAGGTGGTGTCTGCTACTTTCCGGACACGGTGCCGGCCCACGCTGCTTTCCTCATGAACGAGTACTACCAAACCT